From Ptychodera flava strain L36383 chromosome 2, AS_Pfla_20210202, whole genome shotgun sequence, the proteins below share one genomic window:
- the LOC139149650 gene encoding uncharacterized protein yields the protein MLKVMFRAAVVVVILQVTLGKTPAEWRTRIVYQILTDRFAHTEQSPDTECPELYEYCGGTLKGIQNNLDYIAGLGANAIWISPFVENTELGFHGYWPKNINEVNSNFGTEQDLKDLIAACHERDIWVMADLVLNHMGYQHGCHWSGCPLEKTDNFTGFVPFDKTEHYHPFCDIDWSKEEPENVQGCWLAYLPDLNQTNTEVRQTLLDWTTDLTTRYGFDGYRLDFVKGVSMDFWQEVDEACKEYTIGEAYDGNLDVVASYQGNLDSVLSFPMYFVLEDLFQNNPSTGSMEKIHEQLESEATAYQDTTILGGFLDNHDRARFLSKNSDVTALKNALVYLLMARWIPFVYYGTELGFKGGNDPQNRESLWPHVDTEHELYKFIAKVNEFRSSLGQSFIDSEQTESLYDSDFYSFTRHETYIAITNRGSGASGIQRTVSDSGFSDGTVLSNVLDPSDRVTVDDGKFTVTLRKGEPKIYYTGDVSKSTKSSPCLLSIFLIGLATFSAVKH from the exons ATGCTGAAAGTCATGTTCAGAGCAGCAGTGGTAGTTGTTATCTTGCAGGTAACCCTCGGCAAAACTCCTGCAGAATGGAGAACAAGAATCGTGTATCAG ATTTTGACAGACCGATTTGCGCACACCGAACAATCTCCTGACACGGAATGCCCGGAACTCTACGAATACTGTGGCGGTACATTGAAAGGAATCCAAAATAATTTGGACTACATAGCTGGCCTAG GTGCTAACGCTATATGGATTTCACCTTTCGTCGAGAATACCGAACTTGGTTTCCATGGATACTGGCCGAAGAATATTAACGAAGTCAATAGCAATTTTGGAACTGAGCAAGACTTAAAAGATTTGATAGCGGCTTGCCATGAGAGAGATATCTGGGTCATGGCAGATCT AGTCCTGAATCACATGGGATACCAGCATGGCTGTCACTGGAGTGGATGCCCTCTTGAGAAGACTGATAATTTTACTGGTTTCGTTCCGTTTGACAAGACTGAGCACTACCATCCCTTTTGTGATATTGATTGGTCGAAGGAAGAACCGGAAAAC GTACAAGGATGCTGGTTGGCTTACTTGCCTGATTTGAATCAAACAAACACCGAGGTACGACAAACCCTATTGGACTGGACGACAGATTTGACTACACGGTATGGTTTTGATGGATATCGTCTGGATTTCGTGAAAGGG GTCTCGATGGATTTCTGGCAAGAGGTGGACGAAGCTTGCAAAGAATACACGATCGGTGAGGCTTACGACGGCAATCTTGATGTGGTCGCCAGTTACCAGGGTAACCTGGACTCAGTTTTATCCTTCCCGATGTATTTCGTGCTGGAAGATTTATTCCAAAACAATCCCTCGACGGGCAGCATGGAAAAAATCCATGAACAGCTTGAGTCAGAG GCCACAGCTTATCAAGACACTACAATACTCGGCGGGTTCCTCGACAACCACGATAGGGCGAGGTTCTTATCAAAAAACAGTGACGTCACAGCGTTGAAGAATGCCCTGGTGTATCTGCTGATGGCGCGG TGGATCCCTTTTGTTTATTATGGTACAGAACTTGGATTTAAAGGAGGCAACGACCCACAAAATCGCGAGTCTCTTTGGCCTCATGTTGACACGGAACACGAACTCTACAAG tTCATCGCAAAGGTCAACGAATTTCGCAGTAGCCTTGGACAATCCTTCATCGACAGTGAACAGACCGAGAGCCTCTATGACAGTGATTTTTATTCCTTCACTAGACATGAG ACATATATCGCGATTACAAACCGCGGCAGCGGGGCTTCTGGAATTCAACGTACTGTCAGTGATAGTGGATTTTCTGATGGAACAG TTTTGTCCAACGTGTTGGATCCCTCCGACAGGGTGACCGTTGACGATGGAAAATTCACAGTGACCTTACGTAAAGGAGAACCGAAGATATACTACACAGGAGATGTCTCCAAGTCGACAAAATCGTCTCCTTGTCTTTTGTCGATATTTCTGATCGGCTTAGCAACGTTCTCTGCAGTAAAACATTAA
- the LOC139118151 gene encoding uncharacterized protein, translating into MNLSVCHLVRRSTSHSSSVLHVLSMRIPLVILLAAVWVTLGKSPEEWKSRVIYQILTDRFAHADQSPDTECKELYEYCGGTFKGIQNNLDYISGLGVNAIWISPITENTKLGFHGYWPKNIYEVNPHFGTEQDLKDLIAACHERDIWVMADLVLNHMGYQEGCHWTGCPVEKTDNFTGFTPFDDAKYYHPYCDVDWQNEREENVQGCWLAYLPDLNQTNPEVRQTLLDWIQGLNTEYGFDGYRLDFVKGVSMDFWSDVDDACQSYTIGEAADARLDVVSPYQGPLDSALSFPMYYVLLDLFQVDPAGSDMSKIHDQLVLEADAYQDTTILGGFLDNHDQPRFLFRNSDVTALKNALVYLLMARWIPIIYYGTELGFNGGHDPNDRESMWPHVDTNHEIYKFIAKVNEFRSSLGQFFIDSEQTESLYDSDFYSFTRSETFIAITNRGSKFPDIERTISNGEFADGTVLANVLDPSDKVIVADGKFTVTLRKGEPKIYYAGDVSKSTRSSPFHLSMILMHIAAVFLFIL; encoded by the exons ATGAATTTGTCAGTGTGTCATTTGGTGAGACGAAGTACCTCGCACAGTTCGTCGGTGTTACATGTGTTAAGCATGCGGATACCGTTGGTAATATTGCTTGCTGCTGTGTGGGTCACTCTCGGAAAATCTCCCGAGGAGTGGAAATCCCGCGTGATATATCAG ATTTTGACAGACCGATTTGCGCACGCTGATCAGTCCCCGGACACGGAATGCAAGGAGCTTTACGAATACTGTGGTGGCACATTTAAAGGAATTCAAAATAACCTGGACTACATATCTGGACTCG GTGTTAATGCGATATGGATATCACCAATCACCGAAAATACCAAGCTCGGTTTCCACGGATACTGGCCGAAGAATATTTACGAAGTCAATCCCCATTTTGGAACTGAGCAAGACTTGAAAGATTTGATAGCGGCTTGCCACGAGAGAGATATCTGGGTCATGGCAGATCT TGTTCTAAACCATATGGGATATCAAGAGGGTTGCCATTGGACCGGATGTCCCGTTGAGAAGACTGACAACTTTACTGGTTTCACTCCGTTTGATGATGCCAAATACTATCACCCGTATTGTGATGTCGACTGGCAAAACGAAAGAGAGGAAAAT GTACAGGGATGCTGGTTGGCTTATTTGCCCGATCTAAACCAAACGAACCCTGAAGTACGCCAAACGTTATTGGACTGGATCCAAGGTCTGAATACAGAGTATGGTTTTGATGGTTATCGTCTGGATTTCGTTAAAGGG GTATCTATGGACTTCTGGAGTGATGTTGACGACGCCTGTCAGAGCTATACGATAGGCGAGGCCGCTGATGCAAGACTAGATGTTGTTTCTCCCTATCAAGGACCCCTCGATTCTGCTTTGTCTTTTCCGATGTACTACGTCCTGTTAGATTTATTCCAGGTTGACCCTGCTGGTAGCGATATGAGCAAAATTCACGATCAGCTTGTTCTTGAG GCCGACGCATATCAAGACACTACAATACTTGGTGGTTTCCTTGACAACCACGACCAACCAAGGTTTCTGTTTCGTAACAGTGATGTCACAGCATTGAAGAATGCACTTGTATATTTGCTGATGGCTCGG TGGATTCCAATAATCTATTACGGCACAGAACTTGGCTTCAATGGTGGACATGATCCGAATGACAGAGAGTCGATGTGGCCTCACGTTGACACAAATCATGAAATCTATAAG TTCATCGCAAAGGTCAACGAGTTTCGCAGTAGCCTTGGACAGTTCTTCATCGACAGTGAACAGACCGAGAGCCTCTATGACAGTGATTTTTATTCCTTTACCAGGTCCGAG ACATTCATTGCGATAACAAACCGAGGAAGTAAATTTCCTGATATTGAAAGAACCATCAGCAATGGAGAATTTGCCGATGGAACAG TTTTAGCCAACGTGCTCGATCCTTCCGACAAAGTGATCGTCGCAGATGGGAAATTTACAGTGACATTGCGGAAAGGCGAGCCGAAGATTTACTACGCAGGAGATGTCTCCAAGTCAACGAGATCTTCCCCGTTTCATTTGTCGATGATCCTTATGCACATCGCGGCTGTGTTTCTGTTTATTTTATGA